In the genome of Clostridiisalibacter paucivorans DSM 22131, the window ATGGTTTCTTTAATTAATTATTGTACATCATACATACCGTGACTTTGCATATAATTAAATATTTTTTCACCATGCTCTTGTTCTTCTTTTTGAATATGATTTAACACTTTTCTAATATTAGTATCTGTGAATTCAAATATTGCTGTATTATAGGTAGAAGAAATATATTTTTCTGTAGCAAGAAGATCGGTACATAAATCAGCATCACTTTGATCTTTCATTCCGCTTTGGCTCATGGACTGATTTTGTTGATTTTGCATACCTTGTTGCTGTTGTTGGTTGACATTTGGAATTTGACCATCCATAATTTGATTGATGGTATTAAGATGTTCTTGCTCTTGATTACCAAGTTGAGTAAAAATTTGTTTTAGTTGAGGATCTTTAGCTTGGTTTGCATAATTACTATACTTTTTTATACACAATTCTTCATGACTCTTTTGATCTTCCAATAAGTATCTTTCTTTTTGAGTTAAATACATTTTGAAACACCTCCAATTTTAGAATGTGTAAAAAAAGTGGTATTATACTAAAAATCAACAAAAATATAACTAATTTGATTCTTTACTTATAACCCTGTCTCTTAGACGAGATGAAAAGAATATAAAATATGATGGATTATGCAAAGTATATGATGATAAAAAAAGACATACCTTGAATCAAGGTATGTCTTTTAATCATACAGAACTTATGGTGGAGATAAGGGGACTTGAACCCCTGACCTCCTGACTGCCAGTCAGGCGCGATCCCAACTTCGCCATATCCCCATTTTTATCATAAGTATATTATACTTACAATTTATTGTTTTGTAAACCCCATTTATGTATTATTCATCCTCATCATCTAATGCAGATAATACTTGAGCCATCTTAGCCATATCTTTAATTTTGCTTATACTTTTGGTGTCTTCTCCAACAATAAGAGGCGCAAATTTTTCTATCATATCTTCTAGTGCTAACTCTTTTTTACCATCTTGTAAAGTTTTAATCCCTTCAATTAATCCTTTATATTTGTCTATATTAAATGCAATCTCTATTATTGGATATATACTCTTTATATTACTCTGTGGAAAATCTTCATCAAGGATATCTATTATTTTTTCAATTCTTTTATTTTTAGATAAAGTAGTATTAATTTTTATGGGGTTATTATCTTTTTTTACTTTAACTATTTCCATTAGATTGATTGATTTGTCAATTGTATCATAGATAGGTATAAATACTTCCATCAAATTGACCATGGGTTCAGGAAGATAAGGTCCTATTCTTCTTACTGTATGTAGTTTATGGTGTAAATCATTGATGCTATTTATGCCAAGTTTGCTTTGAATAGATTGAAAAGCTGGAAAAATATCTTTTTTAAGTAGAGGAATTGAGATAATAACTAATGGTAATAGTGGGAAAGGAGGGGTCTTGGTTTTTAAATTTGAAACAGGTTTATTATTTTGTAAAGGTACTAATTCATTCATTATACTACCTCCTTTTAAAGGCGATTTATATACAATGCTTACATTTCATATTATGCTAAAAGATAAAATGTGTTACATAAAATTTTTAATATACTAATTATGTTTTAATCAATATCACTACTTTAATAGCATTTATCCTAAAGAGTAATATACTTTAAATATGTAACATATGTATTAATAGTTAGTATATTAAACTAAAAAATAAGGGAGGAATTGTCTTTGAGAAGAAGGAGAAGAGATATGGATAAAAACGTAAATAATCACAAGAATGCAAATGTTGAAAATGATAAAAAGAACATACCTGATATGGAGAAGGTAATAGAAAAATTTAAAGAAACTGCAAATCCTAATGAAGAACAGATGGGAAAACTTAAAGATATGGCAGATAAATATTCTGGAAAATCAGAAGATGAATTATTTATTGAGATAATAAATCTCAATAAAAAATTATCAGAAGGAGAAAATAAAGAAGAATTTATGAAGAAAATAAAAAAATTACAAAGAATAAGGCCTTTATTAAATGATGATCAGAAAAAAAAGCTAGATAAAATTTTAAAAGTTATAAAAGAATCATGATTCTTTTGTAATTTATTATATTATGCTAAAATAGAGATTAAAGAAACTAAAGATGAGAGGAGTGTTCTGTCATTTTTAAGGATAGGGACATAATAAATAAGTTTACAGATATTATGTCAGAAGGGATAATATTTATAGATAGGGAAGGTAAGATACAATTATATAATCAAAAATCTAAGGAAATTTTTGGGATAATATATAATGAGGGTAGAGGTCATAAAAGGGGAAGGATAGAAGATGGAGATATAGTTATTATAGCAAATAATAACTTAGGTAAAGATGATGGAAAACTAACGACAGATGATTTGAAGATTATAGGAATAGACAATGAAGATATAGATATAGGAGATGCTGTTATAGGGATAGGGGTTTATGGGAGCGGACATGTAGATTCTATGGTTAAATATATGAAGGGGCAAAAAAAGGGTAATAATATGTATTTAAACTATAGAATTTCAGACAAAAACATTGAAGTTGTAATAGATTTTAGAAATAAAATTATAGATATTATTTTAAATGGAGAACACTTTTTAATGGAATATATAAATGCCATAGGACATATGTTATTGTTAGATAGTAAATGTGATAAAGTTAAATTTTACCAAGCCAAAGGATATACGATAAGAAAGGAAAGCATAAAGGATATATTGACTGGAAAGGAATATATGGCAAAGGGGAAAAACTCAGATATATTGGATGTGATAGGCAATGATATATTTGAAGTTCATGGATATATAGAAGCTATGAGAGAATTCTATGAAGTAGCTAGAGGTAAGGAATTATCCTATAAAGATAAATTTATAGAGATAAATGGTAGACCTACATTATGTTCATTGGTACCTATAGATAGAGACAATATAAGGATTGGGGCATTATTAAAGGTCAAAGATATATCAGAGCTAAAAAGAATAACAAAGGAAAGAGATGAAGCATTGATAAAGCTTCAAAATATAGAAAAAAGGTTAGAAGAAAATGATTATAGCATGTTTTTTCCAAATGTAATCGGTGACAGCATCATAATGCAAAGATTAAAAGAATTAGCCTATAGAGCATCTAAGACTAACTCTACACTGCTGATTTTAGGAGAGAGTGGAACGGGAAAGAGTTTATTGGCTAAAGAAATTCATGATGCTAGTTACAATAAAGATATGCCATTTATCCATGTAAACTGTGGATCAATACCAGAAAATCTTATAGAAAGTGAGTTATTTGGATATGAAGGGGGGGCATTTACTGGGGCAAAATCTACTGGTAAAATAGGATTTTTTGAAATGGCTCAGGGAGGAACTATATTTTTAGATGAAGTAGGCGAGTTGTCATTGGCTATGCAAGTAAAATTGTTACAGTTTTTACAAGATAAGAGTTTTTATAGAGTTGGTGGAAATAAAAAGGTAAATGTAGATGTTAGAATAATGGCAGCTACAAATAAAAATCTAGAAAATGAAGTTATTGAAGGAAAGTTTAGAGAAGATTTGTTTTATAGAGTGAATGTTTTTCCTATATATATTGCTCCATTGAGGGAACATAAACAGGATATTTATCAATTAGTTTGTCATCTATTACCCAAGATATGTATAAAAATAGGCTGTGAAGAAAAAAGAATATCATCTGAAGCTATAAATAAGCTAGTTGAATATGATTGGCCAGGAAATATAAGAGAGTTAGAAAATGTATTAGAGAGATCAGTTAACTTCTCTGAGTCAAATATAATATTGTCAGATCATATAAAAATATTGAATAAAAGATATAATAAAAATATTGAAAAACATATATCCACAATGAAAGATATAGTTATGGATGCTGAAAAAAATGCATTAATAAATGCATTAAATGCAACTAATGGAAATAAGAAAAAGGCTATGAGAATGTTGGGGATGGGAAAAACGAGTTTCTATGATAAATTAAAAAAATACAAAATATGATATCCGCATATACGGAAAAATTCCTTTAAAAAGGAAAAATGCAAAAAGTCAGTTCAATAGTAGAGTATCAAGTATAATATTAAAATACAAACTATAAATAAGTTCGCTAAAACGGAAAATATTTAGTTTGTTATGAAAGTTTTAATATGGAAATACTGGCATGATAAAAATACATGTCAGTATTTTTATGTAGTATAGATAAGATTGAATAAATTTATAAAATTATTAATATTGGCATGTGAATTGCACAATATAGTGATACAGAAAACTATTGAAAAGGGTGATTACATGTCATATATTAATAATGGAAATAATCTAGTATTTGGAGGATGTGATACGGTAGCGTTAGCTAAAAAATATGGTACTCCACTATATGTGGTAGATGAAAATTACATAGTGGAGAGATGTGAGGAAATTAAAGAAAGTTTTTTATATAAATATAAAAATACTAATGCTGTTTTTGCCAGCAAGGCATTTTTGCCATTAGCTATGTGTAAATTGATAGCAAAACAGGGTATAGGATTAGATGTGGTGTCTGGTGGGGAGCTTTATACAGCTATAAAGGCAAATTTTCCATTGGAAAAAATAATATTTCATGGAAATAATAAGACTGAAGATGAGCTCTATATGGCAATAAAACATGATGTAGGTAGAATTATAGTAGATAATGAATATGAATTGGAATTAATAGATAGTATTTCTAAAAGGTTAGATAAAAGAGTAAAGATACTGTTTAGGGTTACTCCTGGGGTAAATAGTCATACACATGAGTATATAACTACAGGGCAAAAGGATTCTAAATTTGGAATATCATTGTCGGATGATATTATATTTGAGACTATTAGAAAGACTAAGGTATTAGAAAAAGTAGACTTGATGGGATTTCATTTTCATGTAGGTTCACAATTATTGGATAATGAATCTCATTTAAAGGCACTAGATATTGTAACAGAACTTATGTATCAGTCGCTAAAAAGACTTGATTTTGTTACTAGAGAGTTAAATTTAGGTGGAGGATTTGGTATCAAATATGCTTTTGGGGAAGACAGAAAACCTGTTAGTTATTTTGTAGATGCTATGATGGATAAATTATACGAGAATTGTAAGAAAATGAATATAGAAGTACCAAGTACTGCAATAGAGCCAGGAAGATGGCTAGTTGGAGAGGCTGGAATAACTCTTTATAAGATAGGTGCAATAAAGAGTATACCAGAAATAAGGACTTATGCCTCTGTGGATGGAGGTATGACTGACAATTTAAGGCCTGCTTTGTATGGGGCGAAATATGAGGCTGTTATTGCCAATAAAGTCAATGAAAAAAAAGTAAAGAAAGTGACTGTAGCTGGCAAATGTTGTGAATCGGGAGATATATTAATAAAAGATTTAGAAGTGCCAGAAATAGAATCAGGAGATATATTGGCAGTATTTAGTACTGGGGCCTATAATTATTCTATGGCCAATAATTACAATAAAATAACAAAGCCAGCTGTAGTTATGGTAAATAAGGGGAGGGACAGGCTAATAGTTAAAAGGGAGACATATGAAGATTTGTTGAGAAATGAGCTATATTAATAGGGGGTGATAAATATTATTTTCAAGAACAAAATAAAAGGAGGAATTAAACAATGATTAATGTTATATGGTTATTGATGATTGTAGTTGGGGTCGTTGTTGGGGCTATAAATGGAAACCTTGAAGCCGTTACTCAAGCTGCAATGGATTCTGCAAATCTAGGTGTTGAGTTGTCTTTAGGATTAATAGGAATAATGGCATTATGGCTTGGAATAATGAAGATTGCAGAAGATAGTGGTATGATCCAAGGATTAGCTAAATTATTAAAACCTATTATGGTTAGACTTTTTCCAGATGTACCCCCAGATCATCCTGCTATGGGAGCAATAATAATGAATATGGCTGCCAATGTATTGGGATTGGGAAATGCAGCTACACCTTTAGGGCTTAAAGCTATGCAGGAGTTACAGGAATTAAATGATGAAAAAGATACGGCTACAAATGCTATGTGTACGTTTTTGGCTATAAATACTTCATCAGTTACATTAATACCCTCAGAGGCTATGGCACTGTTAGTAGCAGTTGGTGCAACTAGTAAACAGGCTACAGCTATTATAGGGCCTTCAATTATAGCCACAGCAGTATCCACTATAGTTGCAGTGATTGCAGTAAAATCTTTACAGAGGCTAAAAGTTTTTAAAATGGATAAAAAGTCTACTAAAAAAGTTATAAATAATTAGGGGGGGATACATATGTTTGTAAAGATAATAGGTGCTATATCTATGTATGCAGTACCAGTAATGCTTTTGGGGATTCCATTATATGGATTTTTCAAAAAAGTTAAAGTATATGAAAGTTTTACTGAAGGTGCAAAAGAAGGATTTACAACAGCTGTAAGAATAATCCCTTATTTAGTTGCGATGTTGGTTGCTATAGGTGTATTTAGAGCTTCAGGTGCTATGGAAGGTTTAACGACAATATTAAAACCTATAACTAGTTTGATAGGGATGCCAGCAGAGGTATTACCAATGGCCCTTATGAGACCTTTATCTGGTGGTGGAGCTCAAGGAATAATGAGTGATTTATTGAATACCTATGGACCTGATTCTACTATTGGGCATATAGCATCGGTAATGATGGGTTCTACTGAGACTACTTTCTATGTAGTTGCAGTATATTTTGGCTCGGTAGCTATTAGAAAAACTAGACATGCCATACCTGCGGGACTTATTGCTGATGCAGCAGGTCTAATCGCAGCAGTTTTTGTGGCAAGGATATTTTTAGGTTAATATATATAATTAAAATTTAAAGATATATAATTATATATCTTTAAATTTTGAATATTTGGAGGTATGTAAATGTTAAAGCCAAAGGCGTTAGAATTTGGAGATACAATTGGTGTAATTGCACCTTCTAGTCCAGCATGGGATTTAGATATGGAGGAGGTAATAAATACTTTAAAAAATATAGGGTTTAATGCTGTCCTTGGAAAAAGCTGTTATGAAACATATGGATATTTGGCAGGTAAGGATGATATCAGAGCAAATGATATAAATACTATGTTTGAAGATGATAATATTGATGGTATTATTTGTTTAAGGGGAGGTTATGGTACACCGAGGATATTAGATAAATTAAACTACGATATTATTAATAAAAACCCTAAAGTATTTGTAGGATATAGTGATATTACTGCTATACATACTGTTTTAAATAATAAAAGCGGAATTGTAACTTTTCATGGTCCCATGGTTTCTAGTAATATGATAGATAAGTTTGACGAATTTTCTAAAAGATCTTTATTTAACACTATAATGAATACAGAGCCCATAGGAAGACTAAGTAATCCTAACGAGGAACAAATTAAGACATTGGTGTCAGGTAAGACTAAAGGCAATATTGTAGGTGGAAATTTAGCACTTATAGCTTCAACTATTGGTACGCCATATGAAATAGATACAAAAAATAAGATATTATTTTTAGAGGATATTGGAGAAGAGCCATTTAGTATAGATAGAATGCTAACTCAACTTTATCATTCAGGAAAACTACAAGATGCCAATGGGATAGTTTTAGGAGATTGGGCAGATTGTACTCCTATTGAGCATAAAGAAAATCTTACTCTATTACAGATATTTGATGACATAATAGGGACATTAAAGAAACCCACAATATATAATTTTAAATCTGGCCATTGTAGTCCTATGATTACCATTCCGTTTGGTGTGGAAGCCTATCTGGATGGAGAGCGTGGCTCCTTATATATTAGTGAGGGAGCAGTAATATAAAAATAAATAATGTCAATGAAATTAACCCCGAACCTTTATTTATAAATAAAGGTTCGGGGTTTTATGGCAAGATAACATTATGTAAACAAATATGAAATAATTGTAATTAGACTGCTATGCTTGTGATATGATATAATAAATACAAACATTATGTAAACTTAGAAAAGGTGATTTTAGTTGAAATATTTATTACAGAAAAAGATATTAATAGTTATTGCAATGGTAACTATAATTATGACAACTGGGATTTTTCTATATGTTGAAAAGGGTAATGAGTATGAAAAAATGAATTATAAAAAGTTTACAGAATTACTAGATGAGAATAAGGTCGAGAAAGTGACACTAAGTTCAAGCCCCTATATCAAAGTAATATTAGATAGTGGGAAGGAGTTTAAAACACAGAATCCAAGGATTGAAAATTTTAAGGAAAAGTTACTTTTACATGAGGTAGAAGTAATTGAAGAAGAATTTAGTTTTAATTCTAAAAATATAATATCTATATTTATATTTTTAGGAGTATTAGTTTTTTTTGTATATTATGGGAAAAAGGGTGGAGGAGCTAAATCTGCACAAAAAGAAATAACAGATATGGCCAATATAGATATTAATAATGATGAAAAAAGGACAAGATTTAAGAATATTGCAGGAAATGAAGAAGCCAAAGAAAGTTTAGTTGAAATAGTAGATTTCATAAAAAATCCCGATAAATATGAAAAATATGGAGCAAGAATACCTAGAGGAGTTTTATTGTATGGTAGTCCTGGAACTGGAAAAACACTCTTAGCTAAAGCTGTTTCAGGCGAAGCATCAGTTCCTTTTTTTCCTGTAAATGGTTCAGATTTTATACAGGTTTATGCAGGTGTAGGAGCAAGTAGGATAAGATCTTTATTTAAAAAGGCAAGAAAGTTAGGGAAGGCTGTTATTTTCATAGATGAAATTGATGCACTGGGAAAAAATCGTAAAAATAGTATAGGTGGAAATGACGAAAGTGATAGAACTTTAAATGCCTTGTTGACAGAAATGTCAGGATTTAATGAAAATCAGGGTATAGTAGTTATTGGGGCCACTAATAGGATAGATATATTGGATAAAGCACTACTTAGACCTGGTAGATTTGATAGACAGATAGAAGTGGGACTCCCTGATAGAATGTCAAGATATAATATATTGAAACTTCATGGGCTTAATAAACCTTTGGATAAAAGTGTTAATTTAATGGAATTAGCCGATAAAACAGTATATTTCAGTGGTGCTAAGCTGGAAAATTTAATGAATGAATCGGCTATAATTGCTGCAAGAAATAATGATGAATTTATAAATATGAGTCATATAGACAAGGCCTTCTATAGTATGCTTATAGGAAGTGAAAAAAAGGACAAATCATCAATAAGTGTCGATGAAAAGAGTATTACAGCATATCATGAAGCGGGACATGCATTAATTAGTAAATTAATATGCCCTGAAAATAGGGTGACTAAGGTTAGTATTATCCCTAGTACTAAAGGTGCTGGAGGATTTACTATGAATATATATAAAGATAAGATGTATCAGACTAAAAGAGATATAGAAAAGAATATCATGGTATCTCTAGCTGGAAGGGCTGCTGAGGAATTAGTGTTTGGAGAAGAAGATATTACAACGGGCGCTTCAAATGATTTGGAAAGAGCTACTATGTTAAGTCTAAAGCTGGTATCAAAATTTGGAATGGATAAAAATATGGGTCTTTTAAGCTATGAACGTTTATATGGAAACAATATAGTATCAAATGAGAAGATTATAGGTAGAGTCAAAGAAAAAGTTGAAGAGTTATATGAAGAGACGAAGAGTATTATAAAAGATAATTTGGATATCCTTAAGGATATAGCAAAAGGGCTGATGGAATATGAAATGTTAGACGAATCACAGTTGGAAAGTATAATAAACACTTAAAATGCAAATTGTCAACAAAGAAATAGATGTCTAAGAATATATATATGGAACTATATGAGCTAAAATAGCTTCTAATCCAATGTAATTGCAAAATAAATATTTTAAAAAATTCAAATTTTATAGTATAATAGCATTAAAGCTACCTGAGATGTGCGTTAATCTTTGATAATTCAACCGACATCAAGAATACGGGAGTTCGGGTTCGGCGATGTATGACATGCCTTTAAAGGAAGTCAAAAGTCGTTGGCAGAGCACCCACCTGCAGGAGTTGCGGGCGTGAATTATGAGGATGACGGCATCACGGGTAACACCTTAAGTCAATTTTGACTTAAGGCTTTTTTATTTTCTTAAATTTTCAATTGATTTTAATGGTATAGCTTTGGTTATCAGCAATAAAATAGCATATATTATCCCTCCAAATACAAATGTTATGGGAATGAAGAGGTTATTAAATACATAGTTTAAAATATAAATTGAAACAACCATCACAACAGATGATAAAACAGGCTTTATTATAGAATGGAAAGGACATATATTGAATTTAATTATCTTTACTAAGGATATGAGATGTAATAGAAAGATGGTAATAGAACTTAATAAAAAACCTATAAAAAAACCTTTGATACCAAAATTAGGATTAGCAACAAGTTGGTAAGTTAAAAATAATTGTAGTGACATTCCCAGTATATAATTAATAGTGGTCTGTACTTGTTTACCTAAACCATGGAGTATACCAGAAAGGGTATGATGTAGAGAAAGAAAGATTGTGCCACATCCCATGATTTTCATATATCTTCCAACCTCTATATCATTGTAAAAGAACAATGATATATGCTCAGAAAAGAAAATGTATATAAATGTTAAAGGTATTGATATAAGCAAAGTAGTATGGATACTTAAAGATATATCCTTCTTTATAGATGAGTATTGAGATATATGTTTTTTGTTAGATATATCAGGTATTATGTTGACAACTAATGCAGAAGTAAATATAAATGGCAACATTACAAAAGGCATGGTCATGCCCATAACTTTACCTAATGTAGATATTGCAGTATCCATTGAATAACCTGCTAAAACTAATCGTTTAGGAATTAATACAGTATTTCCCATTTGCATAAGTACATTTATAAACCTGGAAAGGGTAATCGGTATAGATATAGTCATCAATTCTATAAATATGTCTTTAAATTTTAACTTAGTCATATTGTTGGATTTAAGACTTAAATTTGTTATTTTATAATTTATTATGAGAGTTATAAGTCCTACCAATTCTCCTATTGATATTCCCCAAACAGCTATTAATGCACCTAATTTGGAAGACTTTATATTGAGATAGTATAAAATGCCCAGTACAAAGGATATCCTTACAATTTGTTCTATTATTTGAGAAGCTCCAGGAATTGCAACCTTTTGTAATCCATAAAAGTATCCTCTTATCAATGACGATAACGATATAATTATTATTGCAGGACATATACTGCGAATAAGTATTACGAGACCAGAATCTGACCAGAATATATCTGTAAAATTTTGAGCAAATAGTAGAAGAGTCAATGATAATATTAATGAAAGAGTCAATGTGAATATAAAGGAAATGGTAAATATTTTTTTTATGCCTGTGTGATTATTTATGGAATTTTCCCTTGAAACCATTTTTGAAACTGCTATGGGCATACCTGCTGTAGTTAGAGTGATGAATACCATGAGTATAGGAAAAACCATTTGAAATAGACCTATACCTTGAGGTCCAATAAGTTTTGATAAAACTATTTTATAACCAAAACCAAATACTCTTACTATGCCATTTATAATAGCTAATATTATTGAACCATATATAAATTTAGAAGTGCTCAATATTATTCCCTCCATTGTCTATTGATGTACTTTATATAGATATTCTACTGAGATAACAATATTACACCTTAGGTATAATAAAATTTAAAATTATGATAAAATCATTAACAGAAATATAATAAAACTATAAGGAGATTATTATGAGAATAGTAAATAAATCTAAATATAAGATTATTATTATAACTGCACTTATAATGCTTTTGATTCATTCATTGGTTGGAAGTATATCTGTGAAACAACTACTAAACTTCAGGGCTATTGAGATAATAATTGCAGGGGTACTCTTTACTGTAATAATTGCATTTTCATTTGATACATTAATATTTACATACCATATTATAAAAAGATCATTTGGATATGAGGAAGATTATGAAGGAGAAATATATAAAATTTATAATTATGCCATAAGGGTAAAAAAATATGGTGCATTAAAACTCCAATCCAGTATAGACACTGAAGAGAATAAATTTGTTAAGGATGGAATCCAATTAATATGTGATTATGTAAAGCCTGAAGATATACAAGATGTATTGACTAAAGATATACAGGCAAAAAAAGAAAATTTATATAGGCCATATAATCTACTCAAAATGGTAGCACAAGTGTCGCCAGCATTTGGTTTGGTAGGGACACTTATTGGAATGGTGGGGGTGCTTTCAAATATAGACAATCCACAGATGATAGCTATAAATATGTCTTCTGCTTTAGTTAGTACTTTATATGGGGCATTAATTTCAAATTTTATAGCTATACCGTTAATGGGAAGGGTAAAAGAAATGATTGATAAAGATATTTTAAAATATAGAATAATAAAAGAGGGCATCTATTTAATAGGAAAAAATGATACAACAAGAAATGTTTTTGATAAAATGAATGCTATGTTACCTGATGAAAAAAGAGTTGAAAGTCCAGTAAGAAGAATAACTAATGAGGGGAATAATATATATGAATCCAATAATTAATGATGAATATGATAATAAAGATTCCTTGGATATACCATCGTATTGGATGATAACATATAGTGATATGATAACTATTATATTATGTTTTTTTATAGTATTTTTTGTGCTTTCTGCCAACGAAAATAGTTTGTTATATGAGGTGAAAAAGTCTTTAACTAATAAAATAGGATCATTGGAAACTAAGAATGAAAAGCTTGTTAACGAGAATAAAAAGTTACTAGAAGATAAAGTCGAATTGGCTAATAAACTATTTAATTTGAAAAATATTGAAGAAGATATGGGAGAATTTCAAGAAGGCTTTATAAAATATTTAAGGGATCATGATATGCTTAAAGATGTATATTTAGTAGAAAATAGTGAGGGGTTATTGATAAGATTTAAAGACTCTGTAATTTTTTATAGTGGTCATGCCAGTATAACTAAAGAAGGATATGAAATTTTAGATAAGATATCAGATAAATTATATACTGTAGAGAATAAAATAAGAGTTGAAGGATTTACGGACAATATA includes:
- a CDS encoding putative polysaccharide biosynthesis protein, encoding MSTSKFIYGSIILAIINGIVRVFGFGYKIVLSKLIGPQGIGLFQMVFPILMVFITLTTAGMPIAVSKMVSRENSINNHTGIKKIFTISFIFTLTLSLILSLTLLLFAQNFTDIFWSDSGLVILIRSICPAIIIISLSSLIRGYFYGLQKVAIPGASQIIEQIVRISFVLGILYYLNIKSSKLGALIAVWGISIGELVGLITLIINYKITNLSLKSNNMTKLKFKDIFIELMTISIPITLSRFINVLMQMGNTVLIPKRLVLAGYSMDTAISTLGKVMGMTMPFVMLPFIFTSALVVNIIPDISNKKHISQYSSIKKDISLSIHTTLLISIPLTFIYIFFSEHISLFFYNDIEVGRYMKIMGCGTIFLSLHHTLSGILHGLGKQVQTTINYILGMSLQLFLTYQLVANPNFGIKGFFIGFLLSSITIFLLHLISLVKIIKFNICPFHSIIKPVLSSVVMVVSIYILNYVFNNLFIPITFVFGGIIYAILLLITKAIPLKSIENLRK
- a CDS encoding motility protein A, with product MRIVNKSKYKIIIITALIMLLIHSLVGSISVKQLLNFRAIEIIIAGVLFTVIIAFSFDTLIFTYHIIKRSFGYEEDYEGEIYKIYNYAIRVKKYGALKLQSSIDTEENKFVKDGIQLICDYVKPEDIQDVLTKDIQAKKENLYRPYNLLKMVAQVSPAFGLVGTLIGMVGVLSNIDNPQMIAINMSSALVSTLYGALISNFIAIPLMGRVKEMIDKDILKYRIIKEGIYLIGKNDTTRNVFDKMNAMLPDEKRVESPVRRITNEGNNIYESNN
- a CDS encoding OmpA/MotB family protein, which codes for MNPIINDEYDNKDSLDIPSYWMITYSDMITIILCFFIVFFVLSANENSLLYEVKKSLTNKIGSLETKNEKLVNENKKLLEDKVELANKLFNLKNIEEDMGEFQEGFIKYLRDHDMLKDVYLVENSEGLLIRFKDSVIFYSGHASITKEGYEILDKISDKLYTVENKIRVEGFTDNIPINTEKYPSNWELSVARSINVVKYFIEKKGIDENRFLVMGWGEHKPIASNDIPEGRAKNRRIEITILN